The proteins below are encoded in one region of Macrococcus armenti:
- a CDS encoding PTS sugar transporter subunit IIA, which yields MFKKMFGKSEPQSKKIEIVSPITGEYVAIEDIPDPVFAQKMMGEGFGIKPTEGIVAAPISGEVVNVFPTKHAIGIKAENGVELLIHVGLETVAMKGAGFKTHISQGDIVQKGDTLLEFDIALIEKEASSIISPVIITNSDVLSEIKFENQTLLTKGETPVMTVEMK from the coding sequence ATGTTTAAAAAAATGTTTGGTAAAAGTGAGCCGCAAAGTAAAAAAATAGAAATCGTTTCACCTATTACTGGTGAATATGTAGCAATTGAAGATATTCCCGATCCAGTTTTTGCACAAAAAATGATGGGTGAAGGTTTTGGAATTAAGCCTACTGAGGGTATTGTAGCTGCACCGATTTCAGGAGAAGTTGTAAATGTATTCCCTACAAAGCATGCGATTGGTATTAAGGCAGAAAATGGTGTTGAACTATTAATCCATGTTGGACTTGAAACGGTTGCGATGAAAGGGGCAGGTTTCAAAACGCACATAAGCCAGGGAGATATTGTTCAAAAAGGAGATACTTTATTAGAGTTTGATATCGCATTGATTGAAAAAGAAGCATCTTCAATTATTTCTCCTGTTATCATTACAAACTCAGATGTATTATCTGAAATTAAATTTGAAAATCAAACTTTATTAACAAAAGGTGAGACACCTGTTATGACAGTTGAGATGAAGTAA
- a CDS encoding phosphatase PAP2 family protein, whose translation MSQAKRISLILIFSFIFGLIAFFHESRLGKWIDNEVYEFIYSSESFITTSIMLGYTKIGEVWSMILLSLLIVCYLMLKRMKIEALFFALSMILSGILNPLLKNIFDRERPTLLRLIDITGFSFPSGHAMGSCAFFGSLAILISKNTSSSFKPYFIGLCVFTILMISISRVYLGVHYPTDIIAGIIGGIVCVLLSQLILNKVIDNRSQ comes from the coding sequence ATGTCACAAGCGAAGCGAATTTCACTTATATTAATATTCAGCTTTATATTCGGGCTTATTGCATTTTTTCATGAATCAAGACTAGGAAAGTGGATTGATAACGAAGTATATGAGTTTATATACTCGTCAGAAAGTTTTATTACAACATCAATAATGCTTGGGTATACAAAGATTGGTGAAGTGTGGTCAATGATACTATTATCTTTATTAATCGTTTGTTATTTAATGTTAAAACGCATGAAAATTGAAGCACTTTTCTTTGCATTATCTATGATATTATCTGGTATTCTTAACCCGTTACTTAAAAATATTTTTGATAGAGAGCGTCCTACATTACTACGCTTAATAGATATTACAGGTTTTAGTTTTCCGAGCGGTCATGCGATGGGATCGTGTGCATTTTTTGGAAGTCTGGCAATATTAATAAGTAAAAACACTTCAAGTAGTTTTAAACCTTATTTTATAGGATTATGTGTGTTTACAATATTAATGATATCAATAAGCAGAGTGTATTTAGGTGTACATTATCCTACTGATATTATTGCAGGTATAATTGGCGGCATCGTCTGTGTTT
- a CDS encoding DUF2140 family protein translates to MINIIKKPIWFVLFILLAICNIFLFLLINHELTQNEEESVLSEKISVQFNDKLILNESTIAKYLPDDRYTKLSIEDHKIKIVSTTNMLNKEVKTTMITKPDVEVDGTLKLHIEQISIGQLPLNKKQQLQLVKKFGKLPDDVTLSVKQSALYYHMGIIKKNGTKLVLKSITDDNKWVFDIELGE, encoded by the coding sequence ATGATTAACATAATAAAAAAACCGATTTGGTTCGTTCTATTTATATTACTAGCAATTTGTAATATTTTCTTATTCCTGTTGATAAACCATGAACTAACGCAAAATGAGGAAGAGAGCGTTCTTTCAGAAAAGATTTCTGTACAATTTAATGATAAATTAATTTTAAACGAGTCAACGATTGCTAAATATTTGCCAGATGATCGTTATACGAAACTTTCTATTGAAGACCATAAAATTAAAATTGTCAGTACGACAAATATGCTTAACAAAGAAGTAAAGACGACGATGATAACGAAGCCGGATGTGGAAGTTGATGGTACATTAAAATTACATATTGAACAAATCAGTATTGGTCAATTGCCATTAAACAAAAAGCAGCAATTACAACTCGTTAAAAAGTTTGGTAAATTACCGGACGACGTAACACTTAGTGTAAAACAATCTGCTCTATACTATCATATGGGCATAATAAAGAAAAATGGTACGAAATTAGTATTAAAATCGATTACAGATGATAATAAGTGGGTATTTGATATAGAGTTAGGGGAGTGA
- a CDS encoding dihydrofolate reductase has product MLSIIVCHDKNRVIGFENKMPWHLPNDLKRVKALTTGNTIVMGRKTYESLGKALPNRKNVVLTRDKSFQPEDAEVIHNIDDIYDLKGHVFVFGGQNFYEQMIDKVDDMYVTVIEESYPGDAFFPEYTFKDFKVLSIEEGVLDEKNTIPHHFMHLERYKNV; this is encoded by the coding sequence ATGTTATCTATAATTGTATGTCATGATAAAAATAGAGTAATCGGATTTGAAAATAAAATGCCATGGCACTTACCAAATGATTTAAAGCGTGTGAAAGCATTGACAACAGGTAATACTATCGTGATGGGAAGAAAAACTTACGAGTCACTCGGTAAAGCGTTACCGAACCGTAAAAATGTTGTATTAACAAGAGATAAATCATTTCAGCCTGAAGATGCAGAGGTCATTCATAATATTGATGATATTTATGATTTAAAAGGCCATGTTTTTGTTTTCGGTGGTCAGAATTTTTACGAACAGATGATTGATAAAGTGGACGATATGTATGTAACGGTGATTGAAGAAAGTTATCCTGGTGATGCTTTTTTCCCTGAATATACATTTAAAGATTTTAAAGTACTGTCAATTGAAGAAGGGGTACTTGATGAAAAAAATACAATTCCACATCACTTTATGCATTTAGAGAGGTATAAAAATGTTTAG
- the msrA gene encoding peptide-methionine (S)-S-oxide reductase MsrA — MKATLAGGCFWCLVKPFDTFDGVLSVISGYSGGHVENPTYEQVCTNTTGHREAVQITFDENKISFEEILKIFFMTFDPTDNEGQFFDRGESYAPAIFYHDDSQKCSAIQYIDELNKAKIFKERVNTPVIAYRNFYPAEEGHQYYYKKAPLYYERYQIGSGRRAFIEQHWGDTN, encoded by the coding sequence ATGAAAGCCACACTCGCAGGAGGCTGCTTCTGGTGTTTAGTTAAACCATTTGACACTTTTGACGGCGTATTAAGTGTTATTAGTGGATATAGTGGAGGTCATGTAGAAAATCCTACGTACGAACAAGTATGTACGAATACAACAGGGCATAGAGAAGCGGTTCAAATAACATTTGATGAGAATAAGATATCATTTGAGGAAATATTAAAAATCTTCTTTATGACATTTGACCCTACTGATAATGAAGGACAGTTTTTTGACCGTGGTGAAAGTTATGCTCCTGCAATTTTTTATCATGATGATTCACAGAAATGTTCGGCGATTCAATATATTGACGAATTAAATAAAGCGAAAATTTTTAAAGAACGTGTGAATACACCAGTCATAGCTTATCGTAATTTCTATCCAGCAGAAGAAGGACATCAATATTATTATAAAAAAGCACCATTATATTATGAACGCTATCAAATCGGTTCAGGAAGAAGGGCGTTTATTGAGCAGCACTGGGGGGATACGAATTGA
- a CDS encoding DegV family protein gives MSKIKLIVDSTHDLPAQYLVDHGIVQVPLNIVMDGKTYLDQEEISSQEYLNKLVASKEIPKTSQPATGKFVETYEKYIDEGYEILSLHMTHRLSGTLNSAQTAASMVDGNVTVIDSGFIAQSYGFIIQNVVELIIKHKSMDEIVAAIEIMKSQSKLFLVISQLDYLRKGGRISRGKGFIGGLMNLKPVAQVIDGEIQVLQNARTQNAVVKLLTKEVKAMSEQYKYLKIGISEADAGDLLTKVEAALSPFTDEKITIHTTTPIVSTHTGPGAIGLSVFGYND, from the coding sequence ATGAGTAAAATAAAATTAATTGTGGATTCAACACACGACTTACCCGCACAATATTTAGTGGATCATGGGATTGTGCAAGTGCCATTAAATATCGTGATGGATGGCAAAACTTATTTAGACCAGGAAGAAATTTCTTCACAGGAATATTTAAATAAATTGGTGGCATCTAAAGAAATCCCAAAAACGAGCCAGCCTGCAACTGGTAAATTTGTAGAAACATATGAGAAGTATATAGATGAAGGATATGAAATATTGAGTCTGCATATGACACATCGCTTAAGTGGAACATTAAACAGCGCGCAGACTGCCGCATCTATGGTAGATGGGAATGTTACTGTCATTGATTCTGGATTTATCGCACAATCATATGGATTTATTATTCAAAATGTAGTGGAACTGATTATAAAACATAAATCTATGGATGAAATTGTCGCTGCTATTGAAATAATGAAATCACAATCTAAATTATTTCTTGTAATATCACAACTTGATTATTTACGCAAAGGTGGACGAATCTCTCGTGGTAAAGGATTTATCGGGGGCTTAATGAATTTGAAACCTGTCGCTCAAGTCATTGATGGAGAAATTCAAGTGCTTCAAAATGCAAGAACTCAAAATGCAGTCGTAAAACTGTTAACGAAAGAAGTTAAAGCAATGAGTGAACAATACAAATATTTAAAAATAGGTATATCTGAAGCAGATGCAGGTGACTTATTAACGAAAGTTGAAGCGGCCCTTTCTCCATTTACAGATGAGAAAATTACGATTCATACAACAACACCAATTGTTTCAACGCATACAGGTCCTGGTGCAATTGGTTTATCCGTATTCGGTTATAATGATTAA
- a CDS encoding lysophospholipid acyltransferase family protein, which produces MFRMAKTIGVIIGYAAIVTLSFKKIERELNRYDDVYTRDVVAFKAPKKWAHAILKTAGVTVNVTKKEELPKESVLFVCNHEGNFDIPVMIHAIDKPFGFVSKIEVKKIPFLDKWMGLMNCIYLDRTDRRSSLQMIKDGINSLKSGHSIMIFPEGTRSKGQGMNEFKAGSLKLAKSAQVKIIPVAISGTSNIMEKYNNKKMVPGEVNVSILPAIEPEIFKEKSLQEVADYVKALIQDELNMRDEK; this is translated from the coding sequence ATGTTTAGAATGGCAAAAACAATCGGTGTGATTATTGGATATGCAGCAATTGTCACACTTAGTTTTAAAAAAATCGAGCGTGAACTAAATCGGTATGATGATGTTTATACAAGGGATGTAGTAGCATTTAAAGCACCGAAAAAGTGGGCGCATGCAATTTTAAAGACTGCTGGTGTTACGGTTAATGTGACAAAAAAAGAGGAACTACCAAAAGAAAGTGTACTTTTTGTATGTAATCATGAAGGGAACTTTGATATACCCGTTATGATTCACGCCATTGACAAACCTTTTGGCTTTGTCTCAAAAATAGAAGTGAAAAAAATCCCTTTTCTAGATAAATGGATGGGGCTTATGAATTGCATATATCTCGATCGAACAGATCGTCGCTCATCACTTCAGATGATTAAAGATGGTATCAATTCATTGAAATCCGGACACAGTATTATGATATTTCCGGAAGGGACGAGAAGTAAAGGACAAGGAATGAATGAATTTAAGGCAGGTTCTTTAAAACTTGCTAAAAGTGCACAAGTAAAGATTATTCCAGTTGCAATAAGTGGTACTTCAAACATCATGGAAAAATACAACAATAAAAAAATGGTCCCTGGTGAAGTGAATGTATCGATTTTACCGGCAATTGAACCAGAAATATTTAAAGAAAAGTCCTTGCAGGAAGTTGCAGATTATGTAAAAGCATTAATACAAGATGAATTAAATATGAGGGATGAAAAATGA
- a CDS encoding YozE family protein, whose protein sequence is MNKASFYHFVLNERGAKNEYGTFAEAVFNDLMFPKDTSDFHVISTYIEEYGSGDMSLSIFDQLYEKYTEWQKF, encoded by the coding sequence ATGAACAAAGCATCATTTTATCACTTCGTATTAAATGAAAGAGGCGCTAAAAATGAATACGGCACATTTGCTGAAGCTGTATTCAATGATTTAATGTTCCCAAAAGATACGAGTGATTTTCATGTGATTTCAACATATATCGAAGAATATGGGAGTGGAGATATGTCACTTTCAATATTTGATCAATTATATGAAAAGTATACTGAATGGCAAAAATTTTAG
- a CDS encoding S41 family peptidase: MMTEHKEYEQYKYEKKNDKRNYVISPFKFIMMIISTIIITAAVTAFAILSGNNKIISDNAQKRSDFVKLYAVYDTLNDKYYTKVDKEKLIDGAIKGMVNGLDDPYSEYMTKDEQSDFTESMQGDFQGIGTEIVEKDKKIMISSPIKGAPAQKAGVKSGDIIQAVDNKSVEGKSTQEVVKLVRGKKGTAVTLTLKRGDAEPFDVKIIRDKIHMNSVESKLNKDGTAILTVTKFQEGTADEFKTALHKMHDEGMKRLVIDLRDNPGGYLEEARKMAELFLEKGEIIVQTEDKEGNKEAIKAKNDSDSATSELHIVIILNEGSASASEVFAASLKDNDKTEIVGTKSFGKGIVQTASTFKDKSMLKFTEQKWLTPSGDWIHKKGIMPDVTVELPAYTKGQILDPDDAISIHEKSAKVKSMEQGLKALGYEPGKVDETFDEQTLIAVQAFQNDNALYVDGVMTGKTTDTFMTKLRDKIKNDDTQLKKAIVQAKKK; encoded by the coding sequence ATGATGACTGAACATAAGGAATACGAACAATATAAATACGAAAAGAAAAATGATAAGAGAAATTACGTAATATCACCATTTAAATTTATTATGATGATAATATCAACTATTATCATAACTGCAGCTGTGACAGCATTTGCGATATTGAGCGGCAATAATAAGATCATTAGTGATAATGCTCAGAAGCGTTCGGATTTTGTAAAGCTTTACGCCGTGTATGATACTTTGAATGATAAATACTATACGAAAGTAGATAAAGAAAAGTTAATCGATGGTGCAATCAAAGGGATGGTGAATGGTTTAGACGATCCATATAGTGAGTATATGACTAAAGATGAACAATCTGATTTTACTGAATCAATGCAAGGAGATTTTCAAGGTATTGGTACTGAAATAGTAGAAAAAGATAAAAAGATTATGATAAGTAGTCCGATTAAAGGGGCACCTGCTCAAAAAGCTGGTGTAAAGTCTGGTGATATTATTCAGGCTGTTGATAATAAATCTGTAGAAGGCAAATCAACTCAGGAAGTTGTAAAGCTTGTAAGAGGTAAAAAAGGGACTGCTGTAACATTAACGTTAAAACGTGGAGATGCAGAGCCATTTGATGTAAAAATTATTCGCGACAAAATACATATGAATAGTGTAGAAAGTAAGTTAAATAAAGATGGGACTGCAATATTAACAGTTACAAAGTTCCAGGAAGGTACGGCGGATGAATTTAAAACAGCGTTACATAAGATGCATGACGAAGGGATGAAGCGACTTGTCATAGATTTACGTGATAATCCTGGTGGTTACTTAGAAGAGGCAAGAAAAATGGCTGAACTTTTTTTAGAAAAAGGTGAAATCATTGTTCAAACTGAGGATAAAGAGGGTAATAAAGAAGCAATTAAAGCTAAAAATGATTCTGACAGTGCGACAAGCGAGCTTCATATAGTTATCATTCTGAATGAAGGGTCTGCAAGTGCATCAGAGGTTTTTGCTGCATCTTTAAAAGATAATGATAAAACTGAGATTGTAGGTACAAAGTCGTTCGGAAAAGGAATCGTACAAACAGCATCAACATTTAAAGATAAATCAATGTTAAAGTTTACGGAACAAAAGTGGTTAACACCATCTGGTGACTGGATTCATAAAAAAGGCATCATGCCGGATGTAACTGTTGAATTACCTGCGTATACGAAAGGGCAAATTCTTGATCCTGATGATGCAATTTCAATTCATGAAAAGAGTGCAAAAGTTAAATCTATGGAACAAGGATTAAAAGCGTTAGGATATGAGCCAGGAAAAGTAGACGAAACATTTGATGAACAAACATTAATTGCAGTTCAGGCTTTTCAGAATGATAATGCATTATATGTAGATGGCGTAATGACAGGGAAAACAACAGATACATTTATGACGAAACTTCGAGATAAAATAAAAAATGACGATACACAGTTGAAAAAAGCAATTGTACAAGCTAAGAAAAAATAG
- the msrB gene encoding peptide-methionine (R)-S-oxide reductase MsrB — translation MKKDVTQLNDIEYYVIKENGTEPPFQNEYWNHFEKGIYVDKLSGKPLFTSEDKFDSSCGWPSFSKAISNDEIIELVDKSHGMTRTEVRSEISDSHLGHVFNDGPIDKGGLRYCINSASIQFIPYNKLTELGYDQYTKLFNEK, via the coding sequence TTGAAAAAGGATGTAACACAACTGAATGATATTGAGTATTATGTAATAAAAGAAAATGGTACAGAGCCACCTTTTCAGAATGAATACTGGAATCATTTTGAAAAAGGTATTTATGTCGATAAACTGAGTGGAAAGCCGTTGTTTACTTCAGAGGATAAGTTCGATTCATCATGTGGGTGGCCAAGTTTTTCTAAGGCAATCAGTAATGATGAGATTATTGAACTCGTTGATAAATCACATGGTATGACGAGGACAGAAGTACGTAGTGAAATAAGCGACAGCCATTTAGGTCATGTGTTTAATGATGGTCCAATCGATAAGGGCGGCCTAAGATATTGTATAAATTCTGCGAGCATTCAGTTTATACCGTATAATAAATTAACTGAGCTCGGTTATGATCAATACACGAAATTGTTTAACGAAAAATAA
- a CDS encoding undecaprenyldiphospho-muramoylpentapeptide beta-N-acetylglucosaminyltransferase encodes MVKIAFTGGGTIGHVAVNMAIIPEAQRENITCIYIGSKNGIEQEVITKQFPDVKYYSISSGKLRRYISVENVKDVFKVQKGVLDALKILKKEKPDLVFSKGGFVAVPVTIAAKILNIKTIIHESDVTPGLANRIALKFAHKMYTTFEKTLDYIPDGSGDYVGSIIRNELFAGNKQQGYALTQFNSNKPILLIMGGSLGSKVINDIIFNHIDELLHSYQIIHLVGKGNRNQIKKEGYYQLEYAGEELMHLFKITDYVISRAGSNAIFEFLALKKPMILVPLGKDQSRGDQIDNAAQFKSQGYASVIDEPLFSYATLTKQLDYIKNHQHEILQAMNSMTTRYTAHELLNKIIQDAK; translated from the coding sequence ATAGTGAAAATAGCATTTACCGGTGGAGGTACTATCGGACATGTTGCTGTAAATATGGCGATCATACCTGAAGCACAGCGCGAAAATATTACTTGTATTTATATAGGTTCAAAAAATGGAATTGAACAGGAAGTTATTACAAAACAATTTCCTGACGTGAAATATTATAGTATCTCGAGCGGAAAATTACGAAGGTACATTTCTGTTGAGAACGTAAAAGACGTCTTTAAAGTACAAAAAGGTGTATTAGATGCACTTAAAATATTAAAAAAAGAAAAGCCTGATCTCGTTTTTTCTAAAGGGGGATTTGTCGCTGTTCCTGTAACGATTGCTGCAAAAATACTTAATATAAAAACGATCATTCATGAATCAGACGTAACGCCAGGTCTTGCTAATAGGATTGCCCTTAAATTTGCACATAAAATGTATACTACATTTGAAAAAACTCTGGATTACATTCCTGACGGTTCGGGAGATTATGTCGGTAGTATTATAAGAAATGAATTATTTGCAGGAAACAAACAACAAGGTTATGCATTAACGCAATTTAATTCCAATAAACCTATTTTATTAATTATGGGTGGTTCATTAGGTTCTAAAGTAATTAATGATATAATATTCAACCATATTGATGAACTGCTCCATTCATATCAAATAATACATTTAGTTGGTAAAGGTAATCGTAACCAAATAAAAAAAGAAGGATATTACCAGCTTGAATATGCAGGTGAAGAACTGATGCATTTATTTAAAATAACGGATTACGTTATTTCAAGAGCTGGATCTAATGCGATTTTCGAATTTCTAGCTTTGAAAAAGCCGATGATTCTAGTGCCACTTGGTAAAGATCAGAGCCGAGGAGATCAAATTGATAATGCAGCACAATTTAAATCACAAGGTTATGCATCAGTAATTGATGAGCCATTATTTAGTTATGCAACGCTTACTAAACAACTGGATTATATTAAAAATCATCAGCATGAAATTCTACAGGCAATGAATAGTATGACAACTAGGTATACAGCACATGAGTTATTAAATAAAATTATACAAGATGCTAAATAA